One region of Skermanella mucosa genomic DNA includes:
- a CDS encoding phospholipase D-like domain-containing protein: MSDTKPILVPGRTCWRTEQANRLALIIDACDYFAAAKSAIGSARHSIYMIGWDFDLRLKLDQGNPDAEEPDELGAFLKHTVNSRPGLQAYILKWDMALLFTLSRQVLPILALDLMTQRRIHFRLDAQHPSGAAHHQKIIVIDDALAFCGGIDMTDSRWDTRDHAPDDEHRKLPDGSPYGPFHDVTTAVDGEAARALGELARDRWFRATGARLPPPPPGELDPWPDRLKVTLRDIPISIARTSPRYGKYDEVREIERLYLAALMAAKRTVYMESQYMASHVIRDAIIKRLREPDGPEIVIVNPMTADGWLEQSAMDTARSMMVRQIRDEDRHDRFRIYYPVNAAGTDIYVHAKVVAVDDRLLRVGSSNLNNRSMGFDTECDLAIEAVEGDDAADRIRKTVVNFRNDLVAEHLDVPIATVEERLAAGQSLIQVIDGLRTEQGRTLVPLKTEELNEVQEQVVEARLLDPERPKQVERTLTHAIKRYATRPNLAALGAVAGLGIAAIAGSRLYARRFKARRGKDR, encoded by the coding sequence ATGTCAGATACGAAACCGATTCTTGTTCCAGGCCGAACCTGTTGGCGCACCGAGCAGGCCAACCGCCTCGCCCTGATCATTGATGCCTGCGATTATTTCGCGGCGGCGAAATCCGCGATCGGCAGCGCCCGGCACTCGATCTACATGATCGGCTGGGACTTCGACCTCCGGCTCAAGCTCGACCAGGGCAACCCCGACGCGGAGGAGCCGGACGAGTTGGGCGCCTTCCTGAAGCACACGGTGAACAGCCGGCCGGGATTGCAGGCCTATATCCTCAAGTGGGACATGGCGCTGCTGTTCACGCTCAGCCGCCAAGTCCTGCCGATCCTGGCGCTCGACCTGATGACCCAGCGGCGCATCCATTTCCGCCTGGATGCCCAGCATCCGTCGGGGGCCGCCCACCACCAGAAGATCATCGTGATCGACGACGCGCTGGCGTTCTGCGGCGGCATCGACATGACCGATTCGCGCTGGGATACCCGCGACCACGCTCCGGACGACGAGCACCGCAAGCTGCCCGACGGATCGCCCTATGGCCCGTTCCACGACGTGACGACGGCGGTGGACGGCGAGGCGGCCCGTGCCCTGGGCGAGCTCGCCCGGGACCGCTGGTTCCGCGCCACCGGCGCCCGGCTTCCGCCGCCGCCGCCCGGCGAGCTCGATCCCTGGCCGGATCGGCTGAAGGTGACCCTGCGGGACATCCCGATCTCGATCGCGCGCACCTCGCCGCGCTACGGGAAGTACGACGAGGTCCGCGAGATCGAGCGGCTCTACCTCGCGGCGCTGATGGCCGCGAAGCGCACGGTCTATATGGAAAGCCAGTACATGGCCTCGCACGTGATCCGCGACGCCATCATCAAGCGGCTGCGCGAGCCGGACGGCCCGGAGATCGTCATCGTCAACCCGATGACGGCGGACGGCTGGCTGGAGCAGTCCGCCATGGACACCGCGCGGTCCATGATGGTGCGCCAGATCCGCGACGAGGACCGGCATGACCGCTTCCGGATCTACTACCCGGTCAACGCGGCCGGCACGGACATCTATGTCCACGCCAAGGTGGTGGCGGTCGACGACCGGCTGCTGCGGGTCGGCTCGTCCAACCTCAACAACCGATCCATGGGCTTCGACACCGAATGCGACCTCGCGATCGAGGCGGTCGAGGGGGACGATGCCGCCGACCGGATCCGCAAGACGGTCGTCAACTTCCGCAACGACCTGGTCGCGGAACATCTGGACGTGCCGATCGCGACCGTGGAGGAACGGCTGGCCGCCGGGCAGTCCCTGATCCAGGTGATCGACGGGCTGCGCACCGAGCAGGGGCGTACGCTGGTCCCGCTGAAGACCGAGGAACTGAACGAGGTCCAGGAGCAGGTGGTCGAAGCCCGGCTGCTCGACCCCGAGCGCCCGAAGCAGGTCGAGCGGACCCTGACCCACGCCATCAAGAGATATGCCACCCGGCCGAACCTCGCGGCGCTGGGCGCCGTGGCCGGGCTGGGCATCGCCGCCATCGCCGGCAGCCGCCTCTACGCCAGGCGCTTCAAGGCCCGGCGCGGCAAGGATCGCTGA
- a CDS encoding transglycosylase SLT domain-containing protein has product MVVGIAIGIAAALLSGCSSSPPDRTGPAAQGGYTGGLSGDPWASHIAEASQRFDVPEPWIRAVMKVESGGRTHMNGRPIVSRAGAMGLMQVMPSTYEELRVKHGLGSDPFEPRDNILAGTAYLREMYEKFGSPGFLAAYNAGPGRYGEYLTGDRGLPSETRNYVAMISPQIDGIHPSRRVTDTMYAAATPPAAPSRTVPSRTVVAVAAPPPRARSVITASAAPVPIAPVPAAPIQQVAMVPAGGPAGGPAGDWGIQVGAFRSATESNRAVEDARRAVPDLLTPARVYVMEVNTPAGRLYRARLLGVTSASADRACARLTSQGSACMTVSPS; this is encoded by the coding sequence ATGGTCGTCGGGATCGCCATCGGCATCGCCGCGGCGCTGCTGAGCGGCTGTTCCAGCTCCCCGCCGGACCGGACGGGACCGGCGGCGCAGGGCGGCTACACCGGCGGCCTCTCGGGCGATCCCTGGGCCTCGCATATCGCCGAGGCGTCGCAGCGGTTCGACGTTCCGGAACCCTGGATCAGGGCGGTGATGAAGGTCGAGAGCGGCGGGCGGACCCACATGAACGGGCGCCCGATCGTCAGCCGGGCCGGCGCCATGGGCCTGATGCAGGTCATGCCCTCCACCTACGAGGAATTGCGGGTCAAGCACGGGCTGGGGTCGGACCCGTTCGAGCCGCGCGACAATATCCTGGCCGGCACCGCCTACCTGCGGGAAATGTACGAGAAATTCGGCTCGCCCGGCTTCCTCGCCGCCTACAATGCCGGCCCCGGCCGCTACGGGGAGTATCTGACCGGCGACCGCGGCCTGCCGTCGGAGACCCGGAACTACGTCGCGATGATCTCGCCGCAGATCGACGGCATCCATCCATCGCGGCGCGTCACCGATACCATGTATGCCGCGGCGACCCCGCCCGCCGCCCCGTCCAGGACCGTCCCGTCCAGGACGGTGGTCGCGGTGGCGGCCCCGCCGCCGCGCGCCCGCTCGGTCATCACCGCCAGCGCCGCCCCGGTTCCGATCGCCCCGGTTCCGGCGGCGCCCATCCAGCAGGTCGCCATGGTTCCGGCTGGCGGCCCGGCTGGGGGCCCGGCCGGGGATTGGGGCATCCAGGTCGGCGCCTTCCGCTCTGCGACGGAGAGCAACCGGGCGGTGGAGGATGCGCGCCGCGCCGTTCCCGATCTCCTGACGCCGGCGCGGGTTTATGTCATGGAAGTCAATACGCCGGCCGGACGGCTGTACCGCGCCCGGCTCCTCGGCGTCACCTCGGCGAGCGCCGACCGCGCCTGCGCCCGGCTGACCAGCCAGGGCTCGGCCTGCATGACGGTCTCCCCGTCCTGA
- a CDS encoding DUF72 domain-containing protein — protein sequence MGEHPVYVGCAGWSIPSPHASLFPAEGSHLERYARRLPAVEINSSFYRPHKPETYARWAASVPEGFRFAVKVPKQITHERRLADPADLLDRFLGGVRELGDRLGPLLVQLPPSLAYRRDSAEGFFTLLRDRFDGGIACEPRHPSWFNDGPEALLERFHVARVAADPVAVPGGEAPGGWGGLVYRRLHGSPEIYHTDYGPERLGAVEAAVRGDSRTAPAWCVFDNTALGAAPQNACAVWSGLCLESRNPPRL from the coding sequence ATGGGGGAACATCCGGTTTATGTCGGGTGTGCCGGCTGGTCGATTCCCAGCCCGCACGCCAGCCTCTTCCCGGCCGAGGGAAGCCATCTGGAACGCTACGCGCGCCGCCTGCCGGCGGTGGAGATCAACAGCTCCTTCTACCGGCCGCACAAGCCCGAGACCTATGCCCGCTGGGCGGCCTCGGTCCCCGAGGGCTTCCGATTCGCGGTCAAGGTGCCCAAGCAGATCACCCACGAGCGCCGGCTGGCCGACCCCGCCGACCTGCTCGACCGGTTCCTAGGCGGGGTCCGGGAACTGGGCGACCGCCTCGGCCCGCTGCTGGTCCAGCTGCCGCCGAGCCTCGCGTACCGGCGGGACTCGGCGGAGGGTTTCTTCACCCTGCTGCGGGATCGTTTCGATGGCGGCATCGCCTGCGAGCCGCGGCATCCGAGCTGGTTCAACGACGGGCCGGAAGCCCTGCTGGAGCGGTTCCACGTCGCGCGCGTCGCCGCCGATCCGGTCGCGGTTCCCGGCGGGGAGGCGCCGGGCGGCTGGGGCGGGCTGGTCTACCGCCGCCTTCACGGCTCGCCCGAGATTTATCACACCGACTACGGGCCGGAGCGGCTGGGCGCCGTGGAAGCGGCCGTGCGCGGGGATTCCAGGACGGCGCCCGCATGGTGCGTCTTCGACAACACCGCGCTGGGCGCCGCCCCCCAGAACGCCTGCGCCGTCTGGTCGGGACTTTGTTTGGAATCACGAAACCCGCCTCGATTATAA
- a CDS encoding TRAP transporter large permease, which produces MSTTILVTMLALFALSVPIAISIGIASIVGIAGFTNLPLLLVAQQLFVSLDRYPLAAIPFFILAGNLMEVGGISTRLVDFAKSIVGGVQGGLACTCVLTCMIFAAVSGSSVATTFAIGAILIPAMVKHGYPAPFAAALQATSAELGVIIPPSIPMILYAVSAEVSIGELFIAGIGPGILIAGALTAFVYVWCRIKGYGRDDRDGRLGFTAAVRRSGLALLMPVVIIGGIYGGVFTPTEASVVAVFYALVVGLVIYREIKVSDLAPILRKSVISSAIIMFIIATAGLFSFLINRAGIPVAVGEWLVQSIDGAVVFLLAVNAFLFVLGMFVETSAAIIVLAPILAPVASHFGIDPIHFGLVMVVNLAMGMITPPFGVNLFAACQVANIPLDRIIRPLVPFVLVILGCLMVVTFVPDVSLVFRNLLY; this is translated from the coding sequence ATGAGCACGACCATCCTCGTCACCATGCTGGCGCTGTTCGCGCTCAGCGTCCCGATCGCCATCTCCATCGGCATCGCCAGCATAGTCGGCATCGCCGGCTTCACCAACCTGCCGCTGCTGCTGGTCGCCCAGCAGCTCTTCGTCTCGCTCGACCGCTATCCCCTGGCGGCGATTCCCTTCTTCATCCTGGCCGGCAACCTGATGGAGGTCGGCGGCATCTCGACCCGGCTGGTGGATTTCGCCAAGTCGATCGTCGGCGGCGTCCAGGGCGGGCTCGCCTGCACCTGCGTGCTGACCTGCATGATCTTCGCCGCGGTGTCCGGATCGAGCGTCGCCACGACCTTCGCGATCGGCGCGATCCTGATCCCGGCCATGGTGAAGCACGGCTATCCCGCCCCCTTCGCGGCGGCGCTCCAGGCGACTTCGGCCGAGCTGGGCGTGATCATTCCGCCGTCGATACCGATGATCCTCTACGCGGTCTCGGCGGAAGTCTCGATCGGCGAGCTGTTCATCGCCGGCATCGGGCCGGGTATCCTGATCGCCGGCGCGCTGACCGCCTTCGTCTATGTCTGGTGCCGCATCAAGGGCTACGGCCGCGACGACCGGGACGGCCGCCTGGGCTTCACCGCCGCCGTCCGGCGTTCCGGACTGGCTCTGCTGATGCCGGTCGTCATCATCGGCGGGATCTATGGCGGCGTCTTCACCCCGACCGAGGCGTCGGTGGTCGCGGTCTTCTACGCCCTGGTCGTCGGGCTGGTGATCTATCGGGAGATCAAGGTTTCCGATCTGGCACCGATCCTTCGGAAAAGCGTCATCTCCTCCGCGATCATCATGTTCATCATCGCGACGGCCGGCCTGTTCAGCTTCCTGATCAACCGGGCCGGCATCCCGGTGGCGGTCGGCGAGTGGCTGGTGCAGTCGATCGACGGCGCGGTGGTGTTCCTGCTGGCGGTCAACGCCTTCCTGTTCGTGCTCGGCATGTTCGTGGAGACCTCGGCCGCGATCATCGTGCTGGCCCCGATCCTGGCCCCCGTGGCCTCCCATTTCGGGATCGACCCGATCCATTTCGGGCTCGTGATGGTGGTCAATCTCGCCATGGGCATGATCACGCCGCCGTTCGGGGTCAACCTGTTCGCCGCCTGCCAGGTCGCCAACATACCGCTCGACCGGATCATCCGGCCGCTGGTGCCCTTCGTGCTGGTGATCCTCGGCTGCCTGATGGTCGTCACCTTCGTGCCCGACGTTTCCCTGGTGTTCCGGAACCTGCTGTACTGA
- a CDS encoding TRAP transporter small permease, which produces MIRIFLAIEGALNRVIGHAAAACLVVAAVSAFYQVVTRFVFEQPSTWSEALTRTCLIWMVFLGITIAFRHGALVAVDLAYRAASGPWRTALRGFITLNSIALLGVILWFGVQMAWRVRFQTLAGLEISIAWAYAALPVGAFFSLLAVIAHYLDRRDVDLEGAAG; this is translated from the coding sequence ATGATCCGGATCTTCCTGGCGATCGAGGGGGCGTTGAACCGGGTGATCGGGCACGCCGCCGCCGCCTGCCTGGTGGTGGCGGCGGTGTCCGCCTTCTACCAGGTCGTCACCCGCTTCGTCTTCGAGCAGCCTTCCACCTGGTCGGAGGCGCTCACCCGCACCTGCCTGATCTGGATGGTCTTCCTGGGCATCACGATCGCCTTCCGGCACGGCGCGCTGGTGGCGGTCGACCTCGCCTACAGGGCGGCCTCCGGACCCTGGCGGACGGCGCTCCGCGGCTTCATCACGCTCAACAGCATCGCCCTGCTGGGCGTCATCCTGTGGTTCGGCGTCCAGATGGCGTGGCGGGTCCGCTTCCAGACCCTGGCCGGGCTGGAGATCTCCATCGCCTGGGCCTACGCGGCGCTGCCGGTCGGCGCCTTCTTCTCTCTGCTGGCCGTGATCGCCCATTACCTCGACCGGCGCGACGTCGACCTGGAAGGGGCCGCCGGATGA
- a CDS encoding TRAP transporter substrate-binding protein, which yields MKAMYWMAGALALALTAGSALTGAARAETTLQLGHPTAATSHYGVAASTLADELARRSNGKFKVVSTPNGAEREMIESAQIGTLDLVVTSTGPVGNFVPEVAVVDIPFLFKDYAHARAVLDGPIGQDMLKLFPDKGIVALAWGENGFRHITNSKRPINDPADAKGLKVRTMENQVHMTAFRQLGVLPTPMAFTEVFTALQQGTVDGQENPIPVITASKFAQVQKYLTLTGHVYSPAMILMARSTFDGLTAEEQRMFRESAAVAAKAMREKVAAVESNGVDELRKAGMEVITDVDRTKFQQALEPAYAEYSKRFGKENIDRIRNYTP from the coding sequence ATGAAGGCAATGTATTGGATGGCCGGTGCCCTGGCCCTCGCGCTCACGGCGGGGTCGGCCCTGACGGGGGCCGCCCGGGCGGAGACGACGCTCCAGCTCGGCCACCCCACGGCCGCGACCTCGCACTACGGCGTGGCGGCGTCCACCCTGGCCGACGAGCTGGCCCGGCGCAGCAACGGCAAGTTCAAGGTCGTCTCCACCCCCAACGGGGCCGAGCGCGAGATGATCGAGAGCGCGCAGATCGGCACGCTCGACCTGGTGGTCACCTCGACCGGCCCGGTCGGCAACTTCGTGCCGGAAGTGGCCGTGGTGGACATCCCGTTCCTGTTCAAGGACTATGCCCATGCCCGCGCCGTGCTGGACGGGCCGATCGGGCAGGACATGCTGAAGCTGTTCCCGGACAAGGGGATCGTCGCCCTGGCCTGGGGCGAGAACGGCTTCCGCCACATCACCAACAGCAAGCGTCCGATCAACGACCCGGCCGACGCCAAGGGGCTCAAGGTCCGCACCATGGAGAACCAGGTGCACATGACCGCCTTCCGCCAGCTCGGCGTGCTGCCCACCCCGATGGCCTTCACGGAGGTGTTCACCGCCCTCCAGCAGGGCACCGTGGACGGGCAGGAGAACCCGATCCCGGTCATCACCGCGTCCAAGTTCGCCCAGGTCCAGAAGTACCTGACGCTGACCGGCCACGTCTATTCGCCCGCCATGATCCTGATGGCGCGCTCCACCTTCGACGGGCTCACCGCCGAAGAGCAGCGGATGTTCCGCGAGTCGGCCGCCGTCGCCGCCAAGGCGATGCGCGAGAAGGTCGCCGCGGTCGAGTCCAACGGCGTCGATGAACTGCGCAAGGCCGGGATGGAAGTCATCACCGATGTCGACCGCACCAAGTTCCAGCAAGCGCTGGAGCCGGCCTACGCCGAATACTCCAAGCGGTTCGGCAAGGAGAACATCGACCGAATCCGCAACTACACGCCCTGA
- a CDS encoding PAS domain-containing sensor histidine kinase — MEKHPIPAADDDKLRALIDTAPDGIVIIDRFGNIQTCNSACLRLFGYAPEEVLGRNVKMLMPDPYREEHDGYLRNYRETGHRKIIGIGREVHGRRKDGSVFPMELSVGEAGADEDRIFIGIIRDITERKQQEAVLLERKARLTSILETVPDAIIVIDQHGIIESFSPAAERLFGYAADDAVGRNVSMLMPAPYRAAHDGYMDHYLTTGEKRIIGIGRVVVGQRADGTTFPMDLAVGEVTLAGRRLFTGFVRDLTEHQHAEKRLQDLQSELLHVSRFSAMGQMSSTLAHELNQPLTAITNYVKACRRMMDAAEHKPGVKVLETMDKAVAQATRAGQIIRRMRDFIEKGQTDRTAEPINKVIEEASALALVGAKQDNIRVHFDLTPDAPAVWIDKIQIQQVVLNLVRNAMESLALSPVRDLTIATAITHDDLVEVCVRDTGPGLAPVVAANLFQPFVTTKEKGMGLGLSICRSIIDAHGGRLWVTPNPEGGVTFHFTVEVARPEDRNDD; from the coding sequence GTGGAAAAGCACCCAATTCCCGCAGCCGACGACGACAAGCTGCGCGCCCTGATCGACACCGCCCCCGACGGCATCGTCATCATCGACAGGTTCGGCAACATCCAGACCTGCAATTCGGCGTGCCTGCGACTGTTCGGCTATGCGCCGGAGGAGGTGCTGGGCCGGAACGTCAAGATGCTGATGCCCGACCCCTACCGGGAGGAGCACGACGGCTACCTGCGGAACTACCGGGAGACGGGCCACCGAAAGATCATCGGCATCGGCCGCGAGGTTCACGGCCGGCGTAAGGACGGCTCCGTCTTCCCGATGGAACTGTCGGTCGGCGAGGCCGGGGCGGACGAGGACCGCATCTTCATCGGCATCATCCGCGACATCACCGAGCGCAAGCAGCAGGAGGCCGTCCTGCTCGAACGGAAGGCCCGCCTCACCTCCATCCTGGAGACGGTGCCCGACGCGATCATCGTGATCGACCAGCACGGCATCATCGAATCGTTCAGTCCGGCCGCGGAACGGCTGTTCGGCTACGCAGCCGACGACGCCGTGGGGCGCAATGTCAGCATGCTGATGCCGGCCCCCTACCGCGCCGCCCATGACGGCTACATGGATCATTACCTGACGACCGGGGAGAAGCGGATCATCGGGATCGGCCGGGTGGTCGTCGGCCAGCGAGCGGACGGCACCACTTTCCCGATGGACTTGGCGGTGGGCGAAGTCACCCTGGCGGGGCGCCGGCTGTTCACCGGGTTCGTCCGCGACCTGACGGAGCACCAGCATGCCGAGAAGCGGTTGCAGGACCTTCAGTCGGAGCTTCTGCACGTCTCCCGCTTCAGCGCCATGGGGCAGATGTCCTCGACCCTGGCGCATGAGCTGAACCAGCCGCTTACCGCCATCACCAACTATGTCAAGGCATGCCGGCGCATGATGGACGCCGCGGAGCACAAGCCGGGCGTCAAGGTGCTGGAGACCATGGACAAGGCGGTCGCCCAGGCGACCCGCGCCGGGCAGATCATCCGCCGCATGCGGGACTTCATCGAGAAGGGCCAGACCGACCGCACCGCCGAACCGATCAACAAGGTGATCGAGGAGGCGAGCGCCCTTGCGCTGGTCGGCGCCAAGCAGGACAACATCCGGGTCCATTTCGACCTGACGCCGGACGCCCCGGCGGTGTGGATCGACAAGATCCAGATCCAGCAGGTGGTCCTGAACCTGGTGCGGAACGCCATGGAGTCGCTTGCCCTGAGCCCCGTCCGCGACCTGACGATCGCCACGGCGATCACCCACGACGACCTGGTCGAGGTCTGCGTCAGGGATACCGGACCGGGCCTGGCCCCGGTGGTGGCGGCCAACCTGTTCCAGCCGTTCGTGACCACCAAGGAGAAGGGAATGGGCCTGGGCCTGTCGATCTGCCGCTCGATCATAGATGCCCATGGCGGGCGCCTGTGGGTCACGCCCAACCCCGAGGGCGGCGTGACTTTCCATTTCACGGTGGAGGTTGCCCGCCCGGAGGACAGGAATGATGACTGA
- the fixJ gene encoding response regulator FixJ — protein MMTEHGRPGTVVVVDDDDAVRDSLQILLESAGFTVEAFASPVEFLASPAPAEAGCLLVDVRMPEMDGIQVQETLNAGNTQLPVIVMTGHADVPLAVRAMKAGAVDFVEKPFDDEAIIETVRRALQLRPAANPEIVQRIAQLTPREREVLEGLVAGHANKVIAYELDISPRTVEIHRARVMEKMQARSLSQLVRMALEAGVAPPGA, from the coding sequence ATGATGACTGAACATGGTCGGCCGGGAACCGTCGTCGTGGTCGACGACGACGACGCGGTCCGCGACTCCCTTCAGATCCTGCTCGAATCCGCCGGATTCACGGTGGAAGCCTTCGCCTCCCCGGTGGAATTCCTCGCCTCGCCGGCCCCGGCCGAGGCCGGCTGCCTGCTGGTCGATGTCCGGATGCCGGAGATGGACGGCATCCAGGTGCAGGAGACGCTGAACGCCGGCAACACCCAGCTTCCCGTCATCGTCATGACCGGGCATGCCGACGTTCCCCTGGCGGTCCGGGCGATGAAGGCCGGGGCGGTCGATTTCGTCGAGAAGCCGTTCGACGATGAGGCGATCATCGAGACCGTGCGCCGTGCCCTTCAGCTCCGCCCCGCCGCGAACCCGGAAATCGTCCAGCGGATCGCGCAGCTGACCCCGCGGGAGCGCGAGGTGCTGGAGGGGCTGGTGGCCGGCCATGCCAACAAGGTGATCGCGTACGAGCTGGACATCAGCCCACGCACGGTGGAGATCCACCGGGCGCGGGTGATGGAGAAGATGCAGGCGCGGAGCCTGTCCCAGCTCGTTCGGATGGCGCTGGAGGCCGGCGTCGCGCCGCCGGGGGCGTGA
- a CDS encoding CHAT domain-containing protein produces the protein MLDATAGLDRLNLLVEESGGVAGFHDRLAQAGAVEALHITAHGDIRDGEPFLALEAPDGTLNPVGVGELRAALGAEERCPRLLVLSACRTAEDAGAAGSLIRRMVVGGIPNALGWDGSVYDTDAPASPPPSTANCRPATPSPGPPPWPAAPCSRPTPPTRTPAATGIWRGYISARTAAPPCATRKPAGGSSTTTPASPNSSTAGAAHPDQGSSSDPSAMGDILSVAYVLYRCAMLRIKRGVSDQEDWKIIADELAESFAIFRHLGQANFLAEVGFYFGQLLAASGNREAALTVLDEAAAAAEKLGRQNRVAAIRQHQEEIRGSGG, from the coding sequence ATCCTCGACGCGACCGCCGGCCTCGACCGCCTGAACCTGCTGGTGGAGGAAAGCGGCGGCGTCGCCGGCTTCCATGACCGCTTGGCGCAGGCCGGCGCGGTGGAGGCGCTGCACATCACCGCCCACGGCGACATCCGGGACGGCGAGCCCTTCCTGGCGCTGGAAGCCCCCGACGGCACCCTCAACCCGGTCGGCGTCGGCGAGCTGCGCGCCGCACTCGGTGCGGAGGAACGCTGCCCCCGGCTGCTCGTCCTGTCCGCTTGCCGCACGGCGGAGGACGCCGGCGCCGCCGGTTCCCTCATCCGGCGCATGGTCGTCGGCGGCATTCCCAACGCGCTCGGCTGGGACGGATCGGTCTACGACACCGACGCCCCCGCTTCGCCGCCGCCTTCTACGGCGAACTGTCGGCCGGCCACACCGTCGCCGGGGCCGCCGCCCTGGCCCGCCGCTCCCTGCTCCAGGCCCACGCCGCCGACCCGAACTCCGGCAGCCACTGGCATCTGGCGCGGGTATATCTCGGCCCGGACGGCGGCGCCCCCCTGTGCGACCCGCAAGCCGGCCGGAGGGAGTTCGACAACGACGCCGGCATCGCCGAATTCCTCGACCGCAGGCGCTGCGCATCCGGATCAAGGAAGCTCTTCCGATCCATCGGCAATGGGAGACATCCTCAGCGTTGCATACGTACTGTACCGGTGCGCCATGCTTCGGATTAAGCGCGGAGTATCCGATCAAGAAGATTGGAAGATCATTGCCGACGAGTTGGCGGAAAGTTTTGCTATTTTCCGTCACCTTGGGCAGGCCAACTTCCTGGCTGAAGTCGGATTCTATTTCGGGCAACTTCTTGCCGCCTCCGGCAACCGCGAAGCCGCGCTGACCGTGCTTGATGAAGCAGCCGCAGCCGCCGAAAAACTTGGTCGGCAGAACCGGGTGGCGGCAATACGGCAGCATCAGGAGGAGATCCGCGGAAGCGGCGGATGA
- a CDS encoding SRPBCC family protein codes for MTAAEQTAPETIPDGMGTIVEPGTIRFERLLPGPIERVWAYLTESDKRAQWLASGEMEPRAGSAFSLHFDNSGLSPQRIPTPERFRRYDAGITTAHQITRFEPPRLLAITWGGGTEEPSEVTFELAEEGEGVRLVLTHRRLPDAPSLTNVGAGWHSHLAILADKLSGRTPPSFWTLFGELEPIYA; via the coding sequence ATGACCGCCGCAGAACAAACCGCCCCCGAAACGATCCCCGACGGCATGGGGACCATCGTCGAGCCCGGAACGATCCGGTTCGAGCGCCTGCTGCCCGGCCCGATCGAGCGGGTCTGGGCCTACCTGACAGAGTCCGACAAGCGCGCCCAATGGCTGGCCTCCGGCGAGATGGAACCCCGCGCCGGCAGCGCCTTCTCCCTCCATTTCGACAACAGCGGCCTGTCGCCGCAACGCATTCCCACGCCCGAGAGGTTCCGCCGTTACGATGCCGGAATAACCACCGCCCACCAGATAACCCGCTTCGAACCGCCCCGCCTGCTGGCGATCACCTGGGGCGGCGGAACCGAGGAGCCGTCCGAAGTGACCTTCGAACTGGCCGAGGAAGGGGAGGGTGTCCGCCTCGTCCTGACCCACCGCCGCCTCCCCGACGCCCCGTCCCTGACCAATGTCGGCGCCGGCTGGCACAGCCATCTCGCGATCCTCGCCGACAAGCTCTCCGGCCGCACCCCGCCATCCTTCTGGACGCTGTTCGGTGAACTGGAGCCGATCTACGCCTGA
- a CDS encoding ArsR/SmtB family transcription factor, protein MVEQQTTNLDLVFQALADPTRRAMLRDLAAGERRIGELAAPFSMSLEAASKHVRVLERAGLVRRRIQGRAHVCRIQPAPLAAAQDWIRFYERFWTGRLDALETLLKSGPTEETTDRGGTE, encoded by the coding sequence ATGGTTGAGCAACAGACGACGAACCTTGATCTCGTGTTCCAGGCCCTGGCCGACCCCACGCGGCGGGCGATGCTGCGCGATCTGGCGGCGGGCGAACGCCGGATCGGCGAGCTGGCCGCGCCCTTCTCCATGTCGCTGGAGGCGGCATCCAAGCATGTCCGCGTGCTGGAACGCGCCGGGCTGGTCCGCCGCCGGATACAGGGCAGGGCGCATGTCTGCCGCATCCAGCCGGCCCCGCTGGCCGCCGCGCAGGACTGGATCCGCTTCTACGAGCGCTTCTGGACCGGCCGGCTCGACGCCCTGGAAACCCTGCTCAAGTCCGGCCCCACCGAAGAGACCACCGACCGAGGAGGAACCGAATGA
- a CDS encoding response regulator transcription factor has translation MSAQYNRTVFLVDDDEPVRDSLKTLLESYCMPVEDYPSCPEFLENFKGEDGGCLVLDLHLPVMSGLEFMETYGTRLNDMPVILITGRGDPATKARALEAGVLAFVEKPFEDEILVEMIRTALDRPAHP, from the coding sequence GTGAGTGCGCAATATAATCGGACGGTCTTCCTGGTCGATGATGACGAACCCGTGCGGGACTCCCTGAAGACCCTGCTGGAATCCTACTGCATGCCGGTCGAAGATTATCCTTCCTGCCCCGAATTCCTTGAGAACTTCAAGGGGGAGGATGGCGGATGCCTGGTGCTGGACCTGCATCTGCCTGTGATGAGCGGCCTGGAGTTCATGGAGACCTACGGGACTCGGCTGAACGACATGCCGGTGATCCTGATCACCGGACGCGGCGACCCCGCCACCAAGGCGCGGGCGCTGGAGGCGGGGGTGCTGGCTTTCGTCGAGAAGCCGTTCGAGGACGAGATCCTGGTCGAGATGATCCGGACCGCGCTGGACCGGCCGGCCCATCCCTGA